A window from Zingiber officinale cultivar Zhangliang chromosome 7A, Zo_v1.1, whole genome shotgun sequence encodes these proteins:
- the LOC122001489 gene encoding sulfated surface glycoprotein 185-like, with translation MGEKEPKIATVIIKVDLECCCCSKKIKSTLCKLQKRFKVNSIVFDDKKGTVTVSGAFNPDCFIKKLCCMARKVIKDIQIKKPDPPPPPPPPEPKPAPPPPEPTPPPPAPVPPPPAPDPPPPPAPEPPPPPAPEPPPPPAPEPPPKPKPKPAPPPEVLLKFPMWAFPTPVWPCCYQPCPCYEPRHGRCRCCSCGHVSDGPPPPAAVPPPQPVYYGGFPCFEEQGYKIVCEDEPSYGCSVM, from the exons ATGGGTGAGAAAGAGCCCAAG ATCGCCACAGTCATCATCAAGGTTGATCTCGAATGCTGTTGCTGCTCCAAGAAGATCAAGAGCACTCTGTGCAAGCTCCaga AGCGATTCAAGGTCAATTCCATCGTTTTCGATGATAAGAAGGGCACGGTCACCGTCTCCGGCGCTTTCAATCCGGACTGCTTCATCAAGAAGCTCTGCTGCATGGCGCGCAAGGTGATTAAGGACATCCAAATCAAAAAACCAGACccacctccgccgccgccgccgcccgaGCCAAAGCCAGCTCCTCCCCCGCCCGAACCCACCCCGCCGCCCCCCGCTCCTGTACCTCCGCCGCCCGCACCCGATCCGCCACCGCCACCCGCGCCGGAACCACCTCCGCCGCCGGCCCCAGAGCCGCCGCCCCCTCCCGCACCGGAACCCCCGCCGAAGCCGAAGCCGAAGCCGGCGCCTCCGCCGGAGGTGCTGCTTAAGTTTCCGATGTGGGCGTTCCCGACCCCGGTATGGCCCTGCTGCTACCAGCCGTGTCCCTGCTACGAGCCGCGCCACGGTCGCTGCCGCTGCTGCTCCTGCGGCCACGTCTCCGACGGCCCACCTCCACCGGCGGCCGTTCCTCCTCCGCAGCCAGTGTATTACGGCGGCTTCCCCTGCTTCGAAGAGCAAGGCTACAAGATAGTGTGCGAAGACGAGCCTTCCTATGGCTGCTCCgtcatgtaa